The Deltaproteobacteria bacterium genome contains a region encoding:
- a CDS encoding class I SAM-dependent methyltransferase, with the protein MSDRNASRTALGTAYMRAAHQLLDAPPQILEDPLAVLLLGPAALERITNAANSYQTPQRRALRAHVVLRSRFAEDRLAAAVLRGVTQYVVLGAGFDTFALRQPAWARSLKILEVDHLGTQDMKRSQLAAAGLAMPENADFADIDFEHESLRDGLLRYRVSLDEPTFFSWLGVTMYLKEDAVDAVLRSVATFPAGSEIVLTFAPPGDSPSPLDQRATDLGEPWVSYFEPDAIEAKLRDAGFSNVEFLSPAEAEARYFRQRPKDLPVPKRTNLVCAVL; encoded by the coding sequence ATGTCCGATCGAAATGCGAGTCGCACGGCGCTCGGAACCGCATACATGCGGGCCGCGCATCAGTTGCTTGATGCACCGCCGCAGATACTCGAAGATCCGCTCGCGGTGTTGCTGCTCGGACCGGCCGCCTTGGAGCGGATCACCAATGCGGCGAATAGCTACCAAACTCCCCAACGGCGCGCATTGCGCGCGCATGTCGTGCTGCGTTCTCGGTTCGCCGAGGACCGCCTCGCCGCCGCGGTTCTCCGCGGCGTGACGCAATACGTCGTCCTCGGTGCGGGCTTCGATACCTTCGCACTCAGGCAGCCCGCATGGGCGCGATCATTGAAGATTCTCGAAGTCGATCATCTAGGAACCCAAGACATGAAGCGCTCGCAGCTCGCTGCAGCCGGCCTCGCCATGCCGGAGAACGCAGACTTCGCCGACATCGACTTTGAACACGAGTCGTTGCGCGATGGCCTCCTCCGGTATCGCGTCTCGCTAGACGAGCCGACCTTCTTCTCCTGGCTCGGTGTGACGATGTATCTCAAAGAAGACGCCGTTGACGCGGTGCTCCGGTCTGTCGCGACGTTTCCGGCAGGCAGCGAGATCGTGCTGACATTCGCGCCGCCAGGCGACTCCCCTTCACCACTGGACCAGCGCGCCACCGACCTTGGCGAGCCCTGGGTGAGCTACTTCGAGCCTGATGCGATCGAAGCCAAACTACGCGACGCTGGCTTTTCCAACGTGGAGTTCCTTTCGCCAGCGGAGGCTGAGGCGCGCTACTTTCGGCAGCGCCCAAAGGATCTTCCAGTACCGAAGCGAACCAACCTCGTGTGTGCGGTGCTGTAG
- a CDS encoding HAD-IA family hydrolase, producing the protein MLALVNGLRRHRKTGLLTDNPPVIKDALGHELREVGLAFDYLGFSCELRSLKPDPIIFRTALVRAESKPEEVLFIDDVQANVDAARAIGITSFLFTNAHALEADLARVGILADSSQRRFPSRPN; encoded by the coding sequence GTGCTGGCCTTGGTCAATGGTCTCCGGCGGCATCGCAAGACTGGCCTACTCACCGACAATCCCCCTGTGATCAAAGACGCCCTCGGGCATGAACTCAGGGAAGTCGGACTTGCTTTCGACTACCTCGGCTTTTCCTGCGAGCTTCGAAGCCTCAAGCCCGACCCGATCATCTTCCGAACAGCGCTCGTGCGCGCCGAGTCAAAGCCCGAGGAGGTGTTGTTCATCGACGATGTCCAAGCGAACGTGGATGCAGCCAGAGCCATTGGCATCACTTCCTTTCTCTTCACCAACGCGCATGCCCTCGAAGCTGACTTGGCTCGCGTTGGCATCTTGGCCGATTCCTCGCAACGACGATTTCCGTCACGGCCAAACTGA
- a CDS encoding LysE family translocator, producing MSLDVTGFALVATILTISPGQDTFLVLRNATLGGFAAGIGTTAGVCSGLFLHATLSALGLSAIIMSSAEVFSAVKFLGATYLIWLGLQSLVRVRQPTRSGDVIAADRGDISTSVAARQGFLSNALNPRTAAFYLALLPQFAVFPDSVLVDSLALAGVHFVIAFAWLTLLAAAAHRGQRLLRNTQVSRAMDFIAGVALLGFGLRLAFARR from the coding sequence GTGAGTCTCGACGTCACCGGCTTCGCATTGGTAGCGACCATCCTCACAATCAGCCCGGGTCAAGACACCTTCCTCGTCCTTCGCAACGCGACACTGGGAGGCTTCGCTGCGGGCATCGGTACGACCGCCGGTGTCTGCTCAGGGCTCTTCCTCCATGCCACGCTCTCCGCTCTCGGACTCTCAGCGATCATCATGAGTTCGGCCGAGGTCTTTTCGGCGGTAAAGTTCCTCGGAGCCACATACCTCATCTGGCTCGGCCTTCAGTCGTTGGTGCGAGTTCGACAACCGACCCGCTCGGGCGACGTGATCGCCGCCGATAGAGGCGACATCTCTACCAGCGTCGCCGCACGCCAGGGGTTCCTCTCCAACGCTCTCAATCCAAGGACTGCCGCGTTCTATCTGGCACTGCTCCCGCAGTTCGCGGTGTTCCCAGACAGCGTGCTGGTCGATTCGCTCGCGTTGGCTGGCGTCCATTTCGTCATCGCGTTCGCCTGGCTCACTCTCCTGGCTGCGGCCGCCCACCGCGGCCAACGGCTTCTGCGGAACACGCAGGTATCGCGAGCAATGGACTTCATCGCCGGAGTCGCACTGCTTGGCTTCGGCCTTCGCCTCGCGTTTGCGAGGCGGTAG
- a CDS encoding BrnT family toxin has product MRFEWDPRKERRNLERHGIGFDEASTVFVDTLSITIPDPEHSDDEERWVIMGVSHRQRLLVVVHMEDDEQQIVRIISARPADSGERREYEEGRPRKG; this is encoded by the coding sequence ATTCGGTTCGAATGGGATCCGCGGAAGGAACGGCGCAATCTAGAGAGGCATGGGATCGGCTTCGACGAAGCGAGCACCGTGTTTGTCGACACGCTGTCGATCACGATCCCCGACCCGGAGCATTCGGACGACGAGGAGCGTTGGGTGATCATGGGCGTCTCGCATCGCCAGCGCCTGCTCGTCGTGGTACACATGGAAGACGATGAACAACAGATCGTCCGAATCATCAGCGCGCGTCCGGCGGACTCGGGCGAGCGGAGGGAATATGAAGAAGGCCGCCCTCGAAAAGGATGA
- a CDS encoding DUF433 domain-containing protein — translation MEVRKPLITTSPGRLSGAPVFAGTRVPVQTLIDYLEAGDSLDAFLDDFTSVSRDHAIAVLEVAKSALLL, via the coding sequence ATGGAGGTTCGCAAACCTCTGATCACAACGTCGCCGGGGCGATTGAGCGGAGCTCCCGTGTTCGCTGGTACGCGAGTCCCCGTGCAAACACTGATCGACTACCTTGAAGCCGGCGATTCCTTGGACGCGTTCTTGGACGACTTCACCAGCGTCTCTCGCGACCATGCGATTGCTGTCCTGGAAGTCGCCAAGTCCGCACTCCTCCTGTAA
- a CDS encoding endonuclease/exonuclease/phosphatase family protein: MKLPLIAPLKPTISVLQECPRPKEDDPCTLWFGDNPRQGIAVSASSGYRISTVPVREVPRYTVPIQVTGPTSFLLLAVWAKTDLNFRYVKGIIRGVECYADLIAAQPTVIAGDFNSNKKWDYKRPSHLNHSGLVRNLAALGLVSAYHHFHGEEQGAESRPTLHMLKNRGRRYHIDYCFVPKSWTAHINSVDVGTYEAWIKYSDHCPLVVDLALPEAD, translated from the coding sequence ATGAAGCTCCCGCTCATTGCCCCGCTGAAGCCGACGATCAGCGTCCTCCAGGAATGTCCTCGGCCGAAAGAAGACGATCCGTGCACACTGTGGTTCGGCGATAACCCCCGGCAGGGCATCGCGGTCTCGGCGTCCTCCGGCTACCGTATTTCCACTGTTCCGGTCCGCGAAGTGCCCCGATATACTGTCCCGATACAAGTCACCGGCCCAACGTCCTTCCTGCTTCTGGCGGTCTGGGCAAAGACCGACCTTAACTTTCGCTACGTCAAGGGAATCATTCGTGGCGTCGAATGCTACGCCGACTTGATCGCGGCGCAACCGACGGTCATCGCTGGTGACTTCAACTCCAACAAGAAATGGGACTACAAGCGTCCTAGCCATTTGAACCATTCCGGCCTGGTGCGAAATCTTGCCGCACTGGGGCTTGTTAGTGCGTATCATCACTTCCACGGCGAGGAGCAGGGAGCAGAGTCGCGTCCCACGCTGCACATGCTAAAGAACCGCGGGCGACGCTATCACATCGACTACTGCTTTGTCCCGAAGTCGTGGACGGCGCACATCAACTCCGTCGATGTCGGCACGTACGAGGCATGGATCAAGTACAGTGATCATTGCCCCCTCGTGGTGGATCTGGCATTGCCGGAAGCGGACTAA
- a CDS encoding arsenate reductase ArsC, whose amino-acid sequence MITIIFACVHNAGRSQMAAAFFNALADTSQVRALSAGTEPAAHVHPQVVHAMREVGIDLSDAVPTQLTDEIAAGAQRLITMGCGEACPLVPGLRRDDWTLPDPKDQPIERVREIRDEIRVRVLALLAAEGWLAETRAR is encoded by the coding sequence ATGATCACGATAATCTTTGCTTGCGTGCACAACGCCGGGCGATCACAGATGGCGGCGGCGTTCTTCAACGCGTTGGCTGACACGTCGCAAGTCCGCGCCCTGTCCGCCGGCACCGAGCCGGCGGCGCACGTGCATCCGCAAGTCGTTCACGCCATGCGCGAGGTCGGCATCGATCTGTCGGACGCTGTGCCAACACAACTGACCGATGAGATCGCCGCGGGCGCGCAACGGCTCATCACCATGGGCTGCGGCGAAGCCTGCCCCCTTGTCCCCGGGCTTCGTCGCGACGATTGGACTCTCCCGGATCCGAAGGATCAACCCATCGAGCGCGTGCGCGAGATTCGCGACGAGATTCGGGTCCGCGTCCTTGCACTGCTCGCCGCGGAGGGATGGCTGGCCGAAACGCGCGCACGCTGA
- the arsB gene encoding ACR3 family arsenite efflux transporter, which yields MPTALVSAQLPKRLNVFERYLSAWVALCILAGVTLGRFAPGMVSALRQLEFGRGSQVNVPIAVLIWLMIVPMMMKVDFTALRNVGKRPRGLLVTLFVNWLVKPFSMAFIAWLFFRHVFAAWIPPAEAAQYIAGCIILAAAPCTAMVFVWSHLTDGDPAYTLVQVSLNDLIMLFLFAPIVRFLVSGASSLAVPFQVLFYSVVAFIVIPLLLGMVLRRGFTHRHGADWFETVLLPQLAPVTVIALLATLVLIFAFQADNLSTKFIHVALIAVPILLQVYFNASLAYGLMRLLRVPYVVAAPGALIGASNFFELAVATAIVLFGAGSGAALATVVGVLVEVPVMLSVCSVCNRTRHWFPTDVG from the coding sequence TTGCCGACCGCATTGGTCTCTGCGCAATTGCCGAAACGCCTGAACGTGTTCGAGCGCTACCTCAGCGCTTGGGTCGCCCTCTGTATCCTCGCCGGCGTGACGTTAGGGAGATTCGCGCCGGGGATGGTGAGCGCGCTGCGCCAGCTCGAGTTCGGCCGCGGCAGCCAGGTCAACGTACCGATCGCGGTGCTGATCTGGCTCATGATCGTCCCCATGATGATGAAGGTGGACTTCACCGCGCTGCGCAACGTCGGCAAGCGCCCGCGCGGGCTGCTGGTGACGTTGTTCGTGAACTGGTTGGTGAAACCGTTCTCGATGGCGTTCATCGCGTGGCTATTCTTCCGTCACGTCTTTGCGGCGTGGATTCCGCCGGCCGAAGCGGCCCAGTACATCGCCGGCTGCATCATTCTGGCGGCGGCTCCGTGCACCGCCATGGTGTTCGTGTGGAGCCATCTCACCGACGGCGATCCCGCCTACACGCTGGTGCAGGTATCGCTCAACGATCTGATCATGCTGTTCCTGTTCGCCCCCATCGTCCGCTTCTTGGTGAGCGGGGCGTCCTCGCTCGCCGTTCCATTTCAGGTACTCTTCTATTCCGTGGTGGCGTTCATCGTCATTCCGTTGCTGCTGGGGATGGTGCTGCGCCGCGGGTTCACCCACCGGCACGGCGCCGACTGGTTCGAAACCGTGCTGTTGCCGCAACTGGCCCCGGTCACGGTGATCGCGTTGCTGGCGACGTTGGTGCTGATCTTCGCGTTCCAGGCGGACAATCTCTCCACCAAGTTCATCCACGTCGCGCTGATCGCCGTGCCGATTCTCCTACAGGTCTACTTCAACGCCTCGCTGGCGTACGGACTGATGCGGCTGCTGCGCGTGCCCTACGTGGTGGCGGCGCCCGGCGCGTTGATCGGTGCCAGCAACTTCTTCGAGTTGGCGGTGGCGACAGCCATCGTGCTGTTCGGAGCGGGTTCAGGCGCGGCACTCGCAACCGTGGTCGGGGTTCTGGTCGAAGTGCCGGTCATGCTGTCGGTGTGTTCGGTGTGCAACCGCACGCGCCATTGGTTCCCCACTGACGTCGGCTGA
- a CDS encoding helix-turn-helix transcriptional regulator, with protein MKNRSASTQCCPPVLHAKLAADDAAQLAQAFKAIADPARLRLLSFIAAQPSGEACVCHLNKPLDLAQPTVSHHLRVLFEAGLLERERRGTWVYYRIVSKRLAALRAALAPPARRSRA; from the coding sequence ATGAAAAATCGATCGGCTAGCACGCAATGCTGCCCGCCCGTTCTTCACGCGAAGTTGGCCGCCGATGACGCCGCTCAGTTGGCGCAGGCCTTCAAAGCCATCGCTGACCCGGCGCGATTGCGTTTGCTCAGCTTCATTGCCGCGCAACCGTCCGGCGAGGCCTGCGTCTGCCATCTCAACAAGCCGCTCGACCTCGCGCAGCCGACCGTGAGCCATCACTTGCGGGTGCTGTTCGAGGCCGGCCTGTTGGAACGCGAGCGGCGTGGCACGTGGGTGTACTACCGCATCGTTTCGAAGCGGCTGGCGGCGTTACGCGCCGCGCTGGCGCCGCCGGCACGCCGGAGCCGCGCGTGA